Sequence from the Thermomonas sp. HDW16 genome:
ACACGCTATTCAGGCCAGTAATGGTGCCTTGAGAGACATCGAATAGCGTTTTCGCGAGCGGAAGCCCGTGAATCTCCTGAAGCAGTCGGTAAGCGGTGTAGGAGCGCGGCGCCCAACTGCGGCCATCCTGTCCCAAATGCTCCGCAGCGTAGACGCTGAAGTCGCCGTTGTCGGCCACATATCCTTTGACGGTTTGAGGCGTGATCGAACGCAAGCGCCGCAAGGCACGTGCCGACGAGTCCGCCTTGTGGTTCGACCACACGGCCAGCGGCGGCCGGTCGAGCTGGCCGCGCACCCCCACATACAGTCCTGCATCCACGACGGCATCGGCGAAGACCGTGTGGCTGCCCAGGCGCGCAATCAGGTGCGGCTTGACCTCTGCGGCAATGGTATTGCGCAGTTCCACGTACGATTCGCCATCCAGCAGTGAAGCAGGCAATACGGCACCGATCACGCCGCCGTTGGGCAGTGCGTTGACCGCGTTGTAGAAGAACGCGCTGGCATAGTCCGGGCGCTTCGATGCAAGTGCTCCCAGGCGATCGGTCAGCCGCTGCTTCTGAGCGTCGCCCATCCCCTGCCAGGAAATGAAGGGCGGATTCATCAGGATCAATCGGGCGCCGATGTTCCAGCTATCAAGCCGGAGTGCGTCCTGCTGCTCAAGCACCACTTCAACATCCAGATTGCTCTGGCTGCGTTCCCAGTCCAGGACGAACCGCGCCATGGCAAGTGCCGCAGGCGAGATGTCCCAGCCCACGAGCTTGACTCGGTGCGTGTGGCCACGCATCTGCAGCTGGCGCAGGGCTTCCCGGAGAAATTCGGCGGAGCCGCATGCCGGATCCAGCACGGTGATATCCGCGTTGATCGGCGGTTGCGCCTTCAGTGCTTCCTCCACCACGGTGCGGACAAGAGGACTGGGCGTGAAGAAAGCGCCGCTTGCGGAATCGCGTCCTACCTTCTTGGCTTCGGACGCACCGAAAAACGACAGCTGCGGGTCCAGTTCGACCAGGTAGTGGGCTTCCTGGAAGAGGCGACCGGAGGCATGGCGCAGCACCAGCGGGATGATGGGCTTGAGCTGATCGCCAGGACGCACGCGAATCATGTCTTCGCGAAGGCCATCGCGCTGCAGATCCGAAAGCGAGCCGGCAAGCTCCTGGGCGCGCGGCAACTTGCTCCAGTCGATCCGCGTAACGGCGCCGTTCTGTCCTTCGTCGGCACTGGCCAGCAGATAGAGGAACGCCTGCAGCGCCTCCGGGCCTGTGACCTGTTCACCCAGCATGGTGCGCACCTGCCGGTAGATCGACATGAAGTGGCTGACGACAGAACTGGTCTTGGACGGCTGCCGTTCTTCAAGGTAGGTCTGGAACTTGACGATGTTGTCGGCAACGAGCCCGCGCGTGTAGGTCTCGGCGGAGGATTGGTCCCAGCGCCAGACGCGCACGGTGTCGCGATCGACTTTCACGTAGTGGCCGACGTCCGCCGACCACGCGCGGTCACGCTCGGCGCCATGGTCGTGTGCATCGCCGGTCAGATCCAGGCAAAAGTTGCCCTTGCCGCCATTGAGGAGCACATGGCGGCGCTCGTTCTGCTGGCCGAACAGCGGAACCGGCATCAGTCCCAGTTGCGTGCGCCAGATATCCAGATTGTCGATGGCGAGTGCGGAGCTCATTTGGACCTCCCTTGAGCAACACCCAGCGGTGGAAAGACGATTTCAGGTTGCGCGGGAGAGGATTCCTCCTCGGACAACCGCTGGCGCAATTGCCGGATGAGGGGCCCCAGAGGGACCGCGATCCGTGTTTGTTGTGCCCAACTGCCTTCTTCGCTGGCGCTGACCAGTTCCATGGTTTGGCCGTCGAACACGAGCACCTTGTCCTCAAGGCCGAACCACGCACCTTGCGAGCAAGCTTTGAAGAATTCGACCGAGTGCGACACGAGTTCCCCCACATTCACGCCCAAGCCATGGATCTGGGTGACGACTTTTAGCGCAAGCAAGTCTCCTGGGCTGAAACAGGGGGCATACCCCTTCTTCCCTTTCAGCGGCGGAAGCTTTTGCCGCCAATAGCGCAAGGTTTCCTCGGTGATTTCCAAGGCTTCCTTGACCTGAGCGGGCGTGTAGCGCATGGGTGGGCACTATACGCCAGTTTAATTCGTTGTTTACAACGAATTAAACCGTTGTATTGTTCAGCTTGGCGAGTCGCTCAGGTGGGAGGGATATTGTTCAGAGTTGCTGGGTCGCTCCAGCGCTAGCCTTGAGGGGGTAACGATCGTGATGGGGAAGGCGATATGACGCCGCAAAAGATCGCGGCAGTAGCGGGTAATCCGCAGGCAGCGGGGCTGAACGGGCCCGTGCGGTTCAATCCATTCGCGTTGACCATTCGACGGCCTCTCACTGAGGAACAGGTGATTGATGAAGTCGCTCGTACGCCCCGCATTTATGAGGGCGAATGCGAGCTGCCGGCGTATGCTCGCCGCGAACTCACGATGCGTCTGGATAACTTCGTAGAGCCGCTGCCGCGATTCTTTGAGCTGGAAAATCGCATTTCGGGAATGATTCGCGCGGGTTACGAGTGCCGCAATCCGCTTCCACTTGGTCTGCAGCGGCAGTTGGTGGAAAAGCAAGGGCTGGATCAGCGCGAATTCATCACTCTTCCGCCTGTCACCTTGGCGCCCGGGCTTTCATTGATCGGCTTCAGTGGCGTCGGCAAGACGACTGCCGTCACCTCGATACTAAACCTGCATTCGCAGTTGCTTACCCATGAGGGCTTCCAAGGCGTGCCATTCCATCGCACGCAATTGGTTTGGGCGCGTGTGGCATGTCCGCCATCGGGCGGAGCACGCACGCTGCTGATGAACATCTTCCAGGAATTTGATCGATTGATGGGGACCGACAATCACCGCCGGTTCGAGAACTCCAGGCGGTCCGGCCCCGAACTGGTTCCCAATCTCGTCGACATCATGAGCACGCTCGGGCTTGGGGTGCTGGTCATCGATGAAATCCAGCGATTGGTCCGCATGGGCAACGAGGAGGCGAGCCTGCTGCTGGATGTCTTCACCCATTTGCGTACCGAAATACATACGCCAGTGATGTTGATCGGTACGCCAAAGGCCATGAGCGTGCTTAATAGTGGGTTCGAGCAGGGGCGACGCAATACGTCACTGGGACACATCGACTGGCAGCCGATGGATAACGACGACACCTGGGCCTTCTTCGTCGAACAGATGTGGAAGCTGCAGTGGCTTTCAAAGCCGACACCACTCACCGAGAAGCTGCAGGACGCACTGTATGAGTGGTCGCAGGGCATCACGGATATCGCCGTCAAGATTTTCAAGATGGCGCAGTACAACGTGATCGGCGCTGACGATGAGAAGCTGACGCCGGAATTGTTCGAGGCCGTGGTGCGTACCGAATTCGCCTGGTTCGTTCCATGGATACCGTATTTGAAGCGCCGCGATCCTGAACTCATGAGTGGCGAGTTTGATCGATTGTTCGAACCCGATACCAGGAAAAATAGGCGAAAGTCGAAAGCGCCTGCTGCGCCGGATTTATCGACTGCACTTCTCCACGCTGGCGTAAAACCCGAAGAACTGCACGATGTGTTGGCAGGATTGAGGCAGCGGCGTGAAGCCGAAACGGCTGCTGCAGCTGGAACTCCAGCGGCCTCGGCGAAGCCCGCCAAAACGCCGAAGAAGAAAAAGGCCCCCGCTCCTGCGGAAACGCCGTCAGGCCTCACCCTGTGGGAGTTGGTGCAACAACAACCACACTTGTCGGGGCATGACGCATTACTTGAAGCCGGCCATGTGCGCTTGCCGGACGCGGTTGGCTTTTGACCGGCAGATTATTGTTCTTTCCGGTCGCCGCACCAGATGAACTGCTATACAGCCTGTTGGCGCGCTATGCGCGCATGGCCGGCGGACTGTCGCCGCGGCAGGCAATGGCGCAGGTGCTTGGATCCGAGAATCGAGCGGCAGCCTGGGATCTTCCATGCCATCTAGGTGTGTTGGCCAAGGCATTGAAAATGCCGGCGACAGATCTGATCGATAGACATACGCTGCTTCCGTATTACGGTTCCGTGCTGTTGCCGGAGCGTCGGCGGATGCTCAAGCAGTGGATGATTGGAAGCCGCCACGGTGGTGATATCCATGTGGCCGCTGGCGTGACTGCTAGCGCCGTAGCGGCCACACATCGACTTCGTTATTGCGCGCAGTGCGTGAAGGATGATGCACAGGAATGGAGTGCGCCTGTCTGGCGGCGTCTGCATCAATGCCCGGGTGTGATCTGGTGTCCGATCCATGCCGGTCCATTGATTGAAAGCGGCGTGGTGCTGTCTGCGCGCAGCCATAAGCACCAGGCCGTTGATCTCCGCGCGGCCATGCGAACCGATGACAAGGAGTTGCGGATTCCTGACACGGAGCGCGCGTCGGCCATTGCCGTGCGATCGCAGGAATTGCTTGCAGGTAAGGGCCCGATCGGCGCAAATGCTTGGCGCCGGCACCACTTGGACTTCATGCGTCGCGGCGGTTGGCTGACATCAGGCGGTCGTGTGCGGTGGGCGTCGTTGCTGCCTGAGGCGCGATCCCGGCTGCCGATGGCGTGGTGGCAATCTCTGGATTTGCGCACCGACATCGAACATTCATCGCATTGGGTCGCCGCGCTGGTGCGCTCACCACGCAAGAGCTCGCACCCCCTCCAGCATCTGATGATGGAGGCGTTGCTGACGGAGCTGACGTCCGACGTACCTGCCAGAAGCGCCTCGAAGCCAAGGCAACGGCGGCGGTTATCTACACCGGTCAAGGCTGAGTCGAAAGTCGTGGCCGCGGATCGGCGAGCGTGGCGCGAACTTGCCGTTGAATTTCCAGCGGTGGGTGCAAAGGTCTGGCGATTGAAGCGCCCCGATCTGTACATGCGGCTCTATCGACACAGCCCGGCCTGGTTACGCGCCTGGAACGCCGTTCGCCGAAAGCCGCAAATGGCTGCTCGTCCAGGCCGCATCGATTGGAAAAGCCTCGACCGACAGCTGACCCGGAAGCTCCCCGCCGCGTTTCGTGTCTTGGTGACCGGCGATCGCAGCAAGCGGTATCGCGTCTCGGTCGCAAGCCTGCAACGGCAACTGCGGCTGACAGGGGTGCATCGCAATCAGTTGGCCAAGTTGCCAAAACTCCGCGCGGCGCTGGGTCGATGGGCGGAAACGCCGGAGCAATTCCTGAAGCGTCGCTTGGCAAACGCCGTGCGGGAATGGGCCTGGCACTATGCGCATGCCCCGGAGCCTTGGCAGCTCCTGCGCTCGGCGGGCGTTCGCTCGCCCTGGTCTGGCGGTGCAAAGGCGCTGGCTCGGTCCGCAATCGCCCTCTACCCTTGGCTACAGCGGCAGTACCAGCAAGTGCCACAGGACGTGCAGGATGCAGATCAAGGATTGGCCCTTGGGCCCACACGCCGAGGCGACATTGGTCGCCGTCGGGTCTCCTGACGCTCGAGACCGTGGGCGGCAATGGCGAACCCATGTCTATTTCGCGGATAGCAAGGGCGAAGTATTCGACTTGAGGTTGCCATGGGGGCTGTTGCCCAAGCTGCGGCCTGGCTCAGTCTTCGTCAACGGCTATCTCACAGGGCATGCCGTGGCACTCGAGACGCTCGATATCGATATCGAAACGCAGCCTCAATTGGTGTCTTGGGCCGAGGCAACGCATGGCGAGCCAGGGTGGATGCTTTTGCAGGCACTGCAGGATGAGTACTGCCTGGCGTTTCAGCTAAAGCGTGGTCGGGTCGTTATCCCTTGCATTCAGGTCTTGCGTGCATTCCATGCGCAAACCAGGATGATTTCGCATGCGCTTCTAAGACCCCTCATTCTTAGCGAACTTGCGAGTGGCGAATTGCGCGGTGACGAAGCGAGGTTGCATATCGCGCCCTTAGTGCCGCAAGGCACGGTGACGAAAGCGTTTGGGCGCTATCTCGCCAAGCTACTCTTTGAGTACCCTTGGGTTGAGTCCTTCTCGGACGTGTTCCATCGTCGATTTGCGGAAGCGCAGCGCCTGCTCATCGACAAGCATGACCGGGTTCCGTTGCAGTGCTTCCCCCCTCGCGCATCCTGGTCACGATGGAAAGTCGCAGGTCACCATCTTGGGTCAGGCGATTTCTTCATCAGCGACCTTTTGGGCACGCTATCCCGCAGCAAGTCGCCTTATCGGACGCTCCTGGTCTTCCATAACAAGAAGGGGCCACCACCCAAGAATCCAGGCATGTCGTTAGCGGTTGATGCGGACGAAGGCGCTAGGAAGGAAAAGCCATCGCGTGCCGGCATCAATCAAGATCCAAAGGGCGTTGGGCAGCCGAAACTGGTGCGTCAACGGGTCATCGAGCACGACGATTCGGATCCTGCACGGGTCTTCGATATTTATTCCAGCAGGAAGCAGGGTGGCGCACACAAGAGCGGTGGTGGTGAGGGTGGCGAGGGCAGATTGCCGCCGCCAGAGGCCCCACTCAGCTTCGATGACGAACGACGGCCGGGTGGAAGAACGAGCGCCGAATTTCTTGGCATTCCAGGACGCGATGCCACGCCGCTGCATTTCGAAATCTTCATCCAGGCATTTCGGGATGCTATCGAATCCCGTCACGGCTGGACGCTGCAATTCAGCATCCAGGCATTGTCTGATCATGTGCCGGCCTGCCAGCCGCCTGACCGGCTGGTCATGTTCGGTCGGCTCAAGACGCCAAATGCGCTCGGGTATCTGATCGAACTAGAGCCATTGGAAGGGCAGACCTCCTATACCTTGGCTGTCGTTCGACGGAATGAACCCGAATCGGCCACGATCAAGGAAATCGGGGCCAAACTCTCCCGATGGTTGACCGGATTCGGTAGATCGGATGTATCTGAATTGCTCAAGGATGACCCTGATTACCAGGTCATGCTGTCGACTCATCGCGACCTAGGGGAACAAAAGTGGGCGCACCGGATCTTGGAAAAGATCGATCCACCGGAGA
This genomic interval carries:
- a CDS encoding N-6 DNA methylase, whose protein sequence is MSSALAIDNLDIWRTQLGLMPVPLFGQQNERRHVLLNGGKGNFCLDLTGDAHDHGAERDRAWSADVGHYVKVDRDTVRVWRWDQSSAETYTRGLVADNIVKFQTYLEERQPSKTSSVVSHFMSIYRQVRTMLGEQVTGPEALQAFLYLLASADEGQNGAVTRIDWSKLPRAQELAGSLSDLQRDGLREDMIRVRPGDQLKPIIPLVLRHASGRLFQEAHYLVELDPQLSFFGASEAKKVGRDSASGAFFTPSPLVRTVVEEALKAQPPINADITVLDPACGSAEFLREALRQLQMRGHTHRVKLVGWDISPAALAMARFVLDWERSQSNLDVEVVLEQQDALRLDSWNIGARLILMNPPFISWQGMGDAQKQRLTDRLGALASKRPDYASAFFYNAVNALPNGGVIGAVLPASLLDGESYVELRNTIAAEVKPHLIARLGSHTVFADAVVDAGLYVGVRGQLDRPPLAVWSNHKADSSARALRRLRSITPQTVKGYVADNGDFSVYAAEHLGQDGRSWAPRSYTAYRLLQEIHGLPLAKTLFDVSQGTITGLNSVYLVSREYAENLPKGERKYFRPAVVNNSIVDGVLNDTTYVFYPHGKGLEIDSEEMLLKKLKVFAADRLLPNKVALRKRSRIKPDQWWVLSLPRQRLDAVGPKILSTYFGGSGSFAWDPDGRYIPIQGYGWAPKTAEIAGCEEAYVALLNHPLTDILLSGVSNNLSGGQWNLSERYVNQLPLPKLLPDAPITETLIGMGSALNSGESPDRDLWTRAVYQAYGLKLQA
- a CDS encoding TnsD family Tn7-like transposition protein codes for the protein MFFPVAAPDELLYSLLARYARMAGGLSPRQAMAQVLGSENRAAAWDLPCHLGVLAKALKMPATDLIDRHTLLPYYGSVLLPERRRMLKQWMIGSRHGGDIHVAAGVTASAVAATHRLRYCAQCVKDDAQEWSAPVWRRLHQCPGVIWCPIHAGPLIESGVVLSARSHKHQAVDLRAAMRTDDKELRIPDTERASAIAVRSQELLAGKGPIGANAWRRHHLDFMRRGGWLTSGGRVRWASLLPEARSRLPMAWWQSLDLRTDIEHSSHWVAALVRSPRKSSHPLQHLMMEALLTELTSDVPARSASKPRQRRRLSTPVKAESKVVAADRRAWRELAVEFPAVGAKVWRLKRPDLYMRLYRHSPAWLRAWNAVRRKPQMAARPGRIDWKSLDRQLTRKLPAAFRVLVTGDRSKRYRVSVASLQRQLRLTGVHRNQLAKLPKLRAALGRWAETPEQFLKRRLANAVREWAWHYAHAPEPWQLLRSAGVRSPWSGGAKALARSAIALYPWLQRQYQQVPQDVQDADQGLALGPTRRGDIGRRRVS
- a CDS encoding ATP-binding protein, which codes for MTPQKIAAVAGNPQAAGLNGPVRFNPFALTIRRPLTEEQVIDEVARTPRIYEGECELPAYARRELTMRLDNFVEPLPRFFELENRISGMIRAGYECRNPLPLGLQRQLVEKQGLDQREFITLPPVTLAPGLSLIGFSGVGKTTAVTSILNLHSQLLTHEGFQGVPFHRTQLVWARVACPPSGGARTLLMNIFQEFDRLMGTDNHRRFENSRRSGPELVPNLVDIMSTLGLGVLVIDEIQRLVRMGNEEASLLLDVFTHLRTEIHTPVMLIGTPKAMSVLNSGFEQGRRNTSLGHIDWQPMDNDDTWAFFVEQMWKLQWLSKPTPLTEKLQDALYEWSQGITDIAVKIFKMAQYNVIGADDEKLTPELFEAVVRTEFAWFVPWIPYLKRRDPELMSGEFDRLFEPDTRKNRRKSKAPAAPDLSTALLHAGVKPEELHDVLAGLRQRREAETAAAAGTPAASAKPAKTPKKKKAPAPAETPSGLTLWELVQQQPHLSGHDALLEAGHVRLPDAVGF
- a CDS encoding MerR family transcriptional regulator translates to MRYTPAQVKEALEITEETLRYWRQKLPPLKGKKGYAPCFSPGDLLALKVVTQIHGLGVNVGELVSHSVEFFKACSQGAWFGLEDKVLVFDGQTMELVSASEEGSWAQQTRIAVPLGPLIRQLRQRLSEEESSPAQPEIVFPPLGVAQGRSK